The DNA region AGCGCACTCCGCCCTGTCGGGCCAGTGGTTCACCGCTGTCGGGCGGGGCGGACCCGGCCCGGGGCCGTGGCCGAATGTGAGAGCCCGAGGGCGGTCTTTGCAGGGGACACGACACCGGATACGGCTTTGTTTGGGACGGGCAGGTGGGCGGGGGGCGGCGGAGAGGGTAGCGTGCGTAGCGCGCCACCGGCGGTTGTTCTCGGCCGCGCGCCTCTCGGCGATCCCGCAGAATGGGTTGCAGAAGGTGTGCCCGAGGCAGGCAGCAACGGGTGTGGACGTCGACGCGGCCCTCAGGTCCGCTCCGCCCGCATCCGTCATGGCCGAAACCGATGGATGTGCTGGCGCGCTCGTGAGACTGGCGTAGGAGAGAAGCGAGACCTGTGAGTGCTGCGACGACGCGAAGCCGTACGGCCCGTACCCCTGTTCCCGACCGTCTGTGCGCCGAGGCGGTAGACCTGGCCCGCGCGGCGGCCGAGGAGGCAGCCGCGCCGGGGATCGTCGGCGAGCATGTGGCCGTGGTCTCCGAGGGGGACCGGGTCGTCACGCACTTCTTCGAGTGCCAGGAGCCCGGCTACCGGGGCTGGCGCTGGGCGGTGACCGTCGCCCGCGCCTCCCGCGCGAAGTACGTCACCCTCGACGAGGCGGTGCTGCTGCCCGGCAGCGACGCGCTGCTCGCCCCGGAGTGGGTGCCGTGGAGCGAGCGGCTGCGCCCCGGTGACATGGGGCCCGGCGATCTGCTGCCCACCGAGGCGGACGACATCCGCCTGGAGCCCGGCTACACCGGCGAGGACGAGCCGCCGCCGAACTCCGCGGTCTCCGAGATGTCGCAGGAGATGGCCGACCTCGTCGATGCGGAGGACGCGGAGCTGACGACGCGCCCCGCGACGACCAGCCGGGGCTCGATCGCGGCGGTCGCGGACGAGCTCGGCATGCGGCGGGCGCGGGTGCTGTCCCGGTACGGGCTGCATGCGGCGGCCGACCGGTGGGACGAGGCGTTCGGCGCGAAGACGCCGATGGCCCAGGCGGCCCCGGCCTCGTGCGTCACCTGCGCCTTCCTGGTGCCACTGGCGGGTTCGCTGAGGCAGGCGTTCGGGGTGTGCGCGAACGAGTTCGGCCCGGCGGACGGGCATGTCGTGTCGCTGTCGTACGGGTGCGGTGGGCATTCGGAGGCGGCGGTGATGCCGAAGCCGCCGAAGCCGGCGCCGCATGCGCTGGACACGGTGCAGGCGGACGAGTATCCGTTGCGGCCGGCCCGGGACTCCGGCTCGGTCCCGGCGGAGCCGGATGAGCCTACGGAGGACCTCGGCCACTCGTAGGCGGTGGCCGGGGCGGTGTGGCTTCGCTCGGGGTGCGGGTTGCTCCGGTGGACCGGTTCCGTCTTCAAGCGCCGGACGGGCTTGAGCGGGATGCCGGGCGCCCCTGGCGAACCGCTTTGCCCTCAAGCGCCGGACGGGCTTGATTTTGCCGCCCGTCCGGGGATTTTCTGCGGGTTCGGGGACTTCCCGTCCGTCCGGGCAATCCGGGTCGGCCCGGCAACCCCAGCCCGTCCGGCGATTGAGGACGGAACCCTTGCTGCGGAGGGCGGTGCGGCAACCCTCCGGCCCAGAGGCGGGGCCAGGCGCGGAGCCGCGCGCGGAGCCAAGGGCTCGAACTGGCCGAAGCGCTGTTCGGCGGCCCCCGTCCGGCGCGAGGACCCGGTACCTTCGGGCGCACACTTGGCGGCACGGGCAGTGCGTAACCGGAAAGAGCGGAGTCAGAGCGTGAGCATGAATGCGACCGAGGGGGCCGATCCATTCGGGACCGCACGGCTGCGGCGCGGTGTGCTCGACGCCTGGGGCGCCGGCCCCGCCAGGTTCCGCGAGGACGCCAACGCCGAGGAGGACCTCGCGCTCGGCGGCTACCGCGACCGCCTCGTCGTCGAGCTGGCCCAGAACGCCGCCGACGCCGCCGCCCGCGCCCAGGTCCCCGGCCGCCTCCGCCTCACCCTGCACCCGGCGGCCCCGGACACCCCTGCGGTCCTCGCCGCCGCCAACACCGGCGCGCCCCTCGATGCCACCGGCGTGGAGTCGCTCTCCACCCTGCGCGCCTCCGCCAAGCGCGAGGGGCACGAAGGAGCCGTCGGCAGGTTCGGCGTCGGGTTCGCCGCCGTGCTCGCGGTGAGTGACGAGCCCGCCGTCGTCGGCCGGCACGGCGGCGTCCGCTGGTCCCTCGCCGAGGCCCGCGACCTCGCCGCGCGCACGGCCGTCGCCAGTCCCGGCCTCGGCGACGAACTGCGCCGCCGCGACGGCCACGTACCCCTGCTCCGGCTCCCGCTGCCCGCCGAGGGCACCGCACCCGACGGGTACGACACCGTCGTCGTCCTCCCGCTGCGCGACGGCGGCGCCGAGGACCTCGTGGCCCGGCTGCTCGACGCGGTCGACGACGCCCTGCTCCTCACCCTGCGCGGCCTCGACGAGATCGTGATCGAGACCCCGGACACCGTACGGACGCTGCGCCGCTCCGAGCACGGCCCGTACACCCACGTCGAGGACTCCGCGCACGGCACGAACCGCTGGCGCACCGTCACCCACCACGGCGCCGTCGAACCGGAGCTGCTCTCCGACCGGCCCCGCGAGGAGCGGCTGCGTCCGCACTGGTCGGTCACCTGGGCGGTCCCGGTGGACGCGGAGGGCGCCCCGGTGCGCCCCCGTACCCTCCCCGTCGTCCACGCGCCGACCCCCACCGACGAACCCCTCGGCATCCCCGCGCTGCTCATCGCCTCGCTGCCGCTCGACACCGCCCGCCGCCACTTCGCGCCGGGACCGCTCACCGACTTCCTGGTGCAGCGCGCCGCCGACGCGTACGCCGAACTGCTCGCGGGCTGGCGGCCGGTGTCCGTCGACACCATCGACCTCGTACCGGGACCGCTCGGCAAGGGCGAACTGGACGGCGTGCTGCGCGGCGCGATCCTGGACCGGCTGCCGCGCGTCGCGTTCCTGGCCCCTGCGGCCCCCCGCGACACCACCGCCGAGGCGGACCGGTGGGACACCTGGGACGTGCAGGCGGACGGCCTCCCCCAGGCGGCCACCACGGCGCTGCGGCCCATCGAGGCCGAGGTGCTGGAAGGCGTCGGCGCCGAGACGGTACGGGTGCTCGCCGAGGTCCTGCCGTGTCTGCTGCCCGCCGGACTGGAGCGCCGCAGCGAACTGCGTACGCTCCGGATCGCCCGGGTCCCGCTGACCGAGGCGATCGACCGGCTCGCCGGTCTGGAACGCGACCCCGGCTGGTGGCGGCGGCTGTACGACAGCCTGTCCGGCATCGACCCGGACCGCCTCTCCGGCCTGCCCGTACCGCTGGCCGGGACACCGGAGACCGCGGACTCCGCGACCGGGACCCCGGCCGCGCCCCGCACCACCATCGGCCCCCGCCAGGTCCTTCTCCCGCTCCCCGACGCAGCTGCCGGACCGGTGCTGGAACGCCTCGCCCGGCTCGGGCTGAAGGTCGCCCACCCGGACGCCGCCCATCCGCTGCTGGAGAAGCTGGGCGCCCTGCCCGCCACCCCGCGAGCCGTGCTCACGACCCCGCAGGTGCGGGCCGCCGTCGCAGGGTCGCTGGACGCGGGCGAGATCTGGGACGAGGACGCGCTGGACGGCGACGAGCTCGCCGAGACCGTCCTCACCCTCGTACGGGACGCCGAACTGGCACCCGGCGACGAGCCCTGGCTCGGTGCGCTCGCCCTCCCCGACGAGGACGGCGAACCGGCTCCCGCCGGTGAACTCGTGCTGCCCGCGAGCCCGTTCGCGGCCATCATGCGGGAGGGTGAACTGGCCCTCTGCGACCAGGAGCTGGCCGACCGCTGGGGCGAGCAGCCGCTCACCGCCTGCGGAGTGCTCGCCACCTTCGCCCTCGTACGGACCACCGATGTCGTGCTGGACCCGGACGAACTGGAGCCGCGCGAGGGCGACTTCGCCGAGCCCGACGACGCCGGTCTGCTGGACGCCGTGGACGTGTGGTGCGAGGACATCCTCGACCAGCTGCCCGACACCCCCGTGCCGCCGGTCGCCACCGAGATCGTCGCCGTCCGCGATCTGGACCTGGTCGACGACGACGCCTGGCCGCAGGCGCTCGCCATGCTCGCCCGGCCGCCGCTGCGCGACGCGCTGACCCAGCCGGTGCGGGTGCTGCTGCCGGACGGCACCACGCAGTCGGTGCGCCCGTACACGGCCTGGTGGCTGCGCGACCACCCGGTGCTCGACGGCCGCCGCCCCGCCGGGCTGCGGGCCGCGGGCGGCGACCCCCGGCTGGCCGGGCTGTACGACTCCGCCGACGCGACCGGCTTCGACGACGCGCAGGTGCTGCGCGCCCTCGGCGTACGGACCTCCGTGGCCGCCCTGCTCGACGAGCCGGGCGGCGCCGCCGAACTCCTCGGCCGGCTCGCGGACGAGGACCGCCCGGTCGGCCCCGTACAACTGCACTCCCTGTACACGGCCCTGGCCGATCTCGACCCGGAACAGGTCACGCTGCCGGACGAACTGCGGGCCGTGGTCGACGGCGAGGTGCGGGTCGTCGACGCGGCGGACGCCGTGATCGCGGACGCCCCCGATCTGCTGCCGCTCACCGACGGGCTCCCGCTGCTCCCGGTCGCCCCGACGCGCGCGGCGGACCTGGCCGAGCTGTTCCAGGTGCGCCGGCTCGGCGAGAGCGTCGAGGCGAAGGTGTCGACGGAGGGCGAGGAGCATCGAGTGCCGGACGCGGTACGGGTCCTGCTCGGCGCCGGAACTCCGGACGCGTACGTCGAGCACGGCGAACTGCGCGCGGGCGGCGTCGAACTGGACTGGCGCCGCACCCCCGACGGCACGGTCCACGCCGCCACGCTGGAGGGCGTCGCGGCGGGCCTGGCCTGGGCGGCGGGGCAGTGGCCGCGCCGCTTCGAGGTCGCGGCACTGCTGGAGGACCCGTCCCGCACGGAGGAACTGGCCCGGGACCGCTGGTTCGACTGACGGGCGGTCACGGCGATCGCGGGCGGTCACGGGCACCGGCGGAGGGATCTTCGCAAGAAGTTCATCTCGGGGTACAACCCTTCACATGTGTTGCGGGTCTGGTTTCTCGAGTCAGCAGACTCACAGTCCGAACTAGCCCCGCCCGTGGCGCATCACGTGCCCGCGGGGCCTTTCTCCACTGGGGAAACACATGCGTATTCGTGCCACCGTGGCCGCCGTTTCCGGCGCCCTGGCCCTGTCTGCTCTGGCTGTCCCGGCCGCCCACGCGGGCGACCACTCCGTCCCGAACCTGAACAAGCCGACGTCGGGTGCCGAGGTCTTCGGCACCGCCGCCGCCCGGGGCGCCTCGAAGGCCGCCGCGGCCACCGCCGCCGACGCGTCGGAACCCGTCATCTCCAAGGTCGTCGTCAACGGCGGCAAGGACATCGTCCTGGGCACCACCGCCTTGAAGACGATCTCCATCTCGGTCACCGCCTCGCACGCGTCCGGTGTCGTCGACGCCTACGCCGACCTGTGGCACGGCACCGACCCGTCGTCGGAGGACACCATCGACGGCGCGATCCTGCCGAACGAGGACGTGTCGACGTGCACCAAGGTCAGCGCGACGACCTCGACCTGCAAGCTGACGTTCACGATCGACCCGCGCTACGACCTGTACAAGAACTCCCTGGCCGGCACCTGGCACGTCTCCGCGGGCGCGCTCGCCGGTAACCAGACCGACATCGCCTACACCGACTTCTACAGCACCGCCCGGGTGCAGCGGCTGTCGAAGCTGACGGTCAACGCCTCGCCGGAGCCGGTCAAGAAGGGCGGGACGATCACGGTCACCGGGAAGCTGTCTCGGGCGAACTGGGAGGACCACGCGTACCACGGCTACGCGACGCAGTCGGTGAAGCTCCAGTTCCGCAAGAAGACCAGCTCCACGTACACCACGGTCAAGACGATCAAGACGAACAGCACCGGGAACCTGAAGACCACGGTCACGGCCTCGGTCGACGGCTACTGGCGCTACAGCTTCGCCGGTACGTCCACCACCCCGGCCGTCACCACCGCCGGTGACTTCGTCGACGTGCGCTAGTCCGCCGACGTGAAGTAGTCCCACCCGGCCACACCTGTGGTCACCCGTGGCCACCCGTGAGCAGCGGGATCCCTCCGCGAGGGGTCCCGCTGCTCACGCATCCGTCCTGTGCATCCTCATCCGGCCCCCAAGGCCTTTCTCCACGGAGAGAACCATGCGCATACGTGCCACTGTCGCCGCAGCCTCCGGCGCCCTGGTCCTGTCCGCCCTCGCCGTTCCGGCGGCGCACGCGGCAACGGCCGACCCCGTCATCTCCAAGATCACCATCAATGGCGGCAAGAACACCGTCCTGGGGACGACCGCGCCGAGGACCATCACCGTCTCGGTCACCGCCTCGCACGCCTCCGGCATCGAAACCGGCTGGCTGATCCTGTGGCACGGCAAGGACCAGGAAGAGGGCATGGACGGCGCCCTGCTGCCGAACGAGGACGAGGCCACCTGCAAGGCCGCCAGCGCGACCACCAGCACCTGCTCCTTCACCATCACCGTCGACCCCAGGGTCGACCTGCCGAAGAACGTGCTGGCGGGCTCCTGGCACGTGCTCGCGGGCGCGGAGGCCAAGGACGGCTCCAGCTACTACTCCGACT from Streptomyces sp. NBC_01591 includes:
- a CDS encoding DUF5707 domain-containing protein; its protein translation is MRIRATVAAVSGALALSALAVPAAHAGDHSVPNLNKPTSGAEVFGTAAARGASKAAAATAADASEPVISKVVVNGGKDIVLGTTALKTISISVTASHASGVVDAYADLWHGTDPSSEDTIDGAILPNEDVSTCTKVSATTSTCKLTFTIDPRYDLYKNSLAGTWHVSAGALAGNQTDIAYTDFYSTARVQRLSKLTVNASPEPVKKGGTITVTGKLSRANWEDHAYHGYATQSVKLQFRKKTSSTYTTVKTIKTNSTGNLKTTVTASVDGYWRYSFAGTSTTPAVTTAGDFVDVR
- a CDS encoding DUF3027 domain-containing protein gives rise to the protein MSAATTRSRTARTPVPDRLCAEAVDLARAAAEEAAAPGIVGEHVAVVSEGDRVVTHFFECQEPGYRGWRWAVTVARASRAKYVTLDEAVLLPGSDALLAPEWVPWSERLRPGDMGPGDLLPTEADDIRLEPGYTGEDEPPPNSAVSEMSQEMADLVDAEDAELTTRPATTSRGSIAAVADELGMRRARVLSRYGLHAAADRWDEAFGAKTPMAQAAPASCVTCAFLVPLAGSLRQAFGVCANEFGPADGHVVSLSYGCGGHSEAAVMPKPPKPAPHALDTVQADEYPLRPARDSGSVPAEPDEPTEDLGHS
- a CDS encoding sacsin N-terminal ATP-binding-like domain-containing protein — its product is MNATEGADPFGTARLRRGVLDAWGAGPARFREDANAEEDLALGGYRDRLVVELAQNAADAAARAQVPGRLRLTLHPAAPDTPAVLAAANTGAPLDATGVESLSTLRASAKREGHEGAVGRFGVGFAAVLAVSDEPAVVGRHGGVRWSLAEARDLAARTAVASPGLGDELRRRDGHVPLLRLPLPAEGTAPDGYDTVVVLPLRDGGAEDLVARLLDAVDDALLLTLRGLDEIVIETPDTVRTLRRSEHGPYTHVEDSAHGTNRWRTVTHHGAVEPELLSDRPREERLRPHWSVTWAVPVDAEGAPVRPRTLPVVHAPTPTDEPLGIPALLIASLPLDTARRHFAPGPLTDFLVQRAADAYAELLAGWRPVSVDTIDLVPGPLGKGELDGVLRGAILDRLPRVAFLAPAAPRDTTAEADRWDTWDVQADGLPQAATTALRPIEAEVLEGVGAETVRVLAEVLPCLLPAGLERRSELRTLRIARVPLTEAIDRLAGLERDPGWWRRLYDSLSGIDPDRLSGLPVPLAGTPETADSATGTPAAPRTTIGPRQVLLPLPDAAAGPVLERLARLGLKVAHPDAAHPLLEKLGALPATPRAVLTTPQVRAAVAGSLDAGEIWDEDALDGDELAETVLTLVRDAELAPGDEPWLGALALPDEDGEPAPAGELVLPASPFAAIMREGELALCDQELADRWGEQPLTACGVLATFALVRTTDVVLDPDELEPREGDFAEPDDAGLLDAVDVWCEDILDQLPDTPVPPVATEIVAVRDLDLVDDDAWPQALAMLARPPLRDALTQPVRVLLPDGTTQSVRPYTAWWLRDHPVLDGRRPAGLRAAGGDPRLAGLYDSADATGFDDAQVLRALGVRTSVAALLDEPGGAAELLGRLADEDRPVGPVQLHSLYTALADLDPEQVTLPDELRAVVDGEVRVVDAADAVIADAPDLLPLTDGLPLLPVAPTRAADLAELFQVRRLGESVEAKVSTEGEEHRVPDAVRVLLGAGTPDAYVEHGELRAGGVELDWRRTPDGTVHAATLEGVAAGLAWAAGQWPRRFEVAALLEDPSRTEELARDRWFD
- a CDS encoding DUF5707 domain-containing protein; translated protein: MRIRATVAAASGALVLSALAVPAAHAATADPVISKITINGGKNTVLGTTAPRTITVSVTASHASGIETGWLILWHGKDQEEGMDGALLPNEDEATCKAASATTSTCSFTITVDPRVDLPKNVLAGSWHVLAGAEAKDGSSYYSDFASTAKVQRYSKLTVNASPEPVKKGGTITVTGKLSRANWEDHAYHGYATQSVKLQFRKKTSSTYTTVKTIKTNSTGNLKTTVTASVDGYWRYSFAGTSTTPAVTTAGDFVDVK